In the Methyloterricola oryzae genome, CATCAGCACGATCACCCGCATGGGCCGCTGCCGCGCGTACAGCATGGCCTGCTCCAGCCGGCGGCAGTGATCGGTTCCCATGGCGCCGTTGTAGAAGCGGAAGTTCAAGTAGCCGACGTCGTTGTGTTCCTCATACCAAATGTCGCGAAAGCTGGCCGCCCGCGCCGGAGCCTGCACCGGCAGGGGCACTTCCGGAACATCGGACAACTGATCGCCGAGAACCATAGTGGCCGGTAGCTTGAAGTGCTCGGCGGCGTCCCCCCTGCGGCGCAGGTGGGAAATCCAGACGGCGCCGTCCACCGCTGCCCGGCAGATGGCGCCGTGGCGCTTCGCGATGATCTGGCCGGGCTTGCCTACCAGGGTGCCTTCCTCGTGGGCACCGAACAGATAGACCGGTATGCCGCCGATCTCGTCCAGCACGCCGGGCGCGCCGTCGCCGGAGCGGATCTTGCGCAGGATGGTCGCCACGGAATCGCTTTCCCAGTCGATCCGCCGTGCCTCGAACTTGACGAAAGGACGGTAGCGCCCGCGCACGCCGGGCCTTGAATAGTCCAGGGGCGCGGGCACGAACAAGCCGCTCTGGAACCGGCGCACCGCGACCAGCATGGCCCGTACCGCAGCCCGCGTCACTTCGTCCCGGTACAGACTGCTCTTGCTGGCCTCGCGCATCTTGAATTCGTAGGTGGCCCAGATGGGCCCGGAATCCACATGCTCGGCGGCCTGCACCACGGTCACCCCCCATTCCGGCTCGCGGTTGAGGATCGACCAGTCCAGGGAGTTTCCGCCGCGGTCGCCGACGATGCCGGGGTGCAGGATAAGGCAGGTGTGCTGTTCCCAGATGTCCCTGGGGATGACCTGGGCCAGCATCGGGCAGAGAATCAGCTCGGGCCGGAACTGGTTGACCGCCTCCCGCATCGCGTCGCCCGTCGTGGCGACGGCGACGCCGACCCAATGCCCGAGGGCCTTGAGTTCCACGTGGGCGTGTTGGGTCAGGCTGTTGTAGGCGCTGGACAGCAGCAGAATGCGCATGGTGGAACCCTCCTGTTGATCAGATCAAGGCTCGGCGAGCCGAGGCAATCGGTACTCAAAATGCGTTCAGTGCGGTTTTGTGGGCCTCCAAGTGGCGTTCGGTCAGCGATGGAGCAGGCTTTGGGCCTTGGGGGCGAAAGCGCGCGCGGTAATCCTGTGGATTGATGCCGATATTGCGCAAAAAGGCCCTGCGCATGCGCTCCTGATCTCCGAAACCAGCCATCACGGCAATGCTGTCGATGCGATGGTCGGTGGAACCGAGGAGATGCCGGGCCGCGTCGACCCGCGCCTTCTCCACGAACTTGGCCGGTGTCATCCCGGTTTCTTCCTGGAACACCCGGGCAAAATTGCGGGTGCTCATGGCCATGTGCTCGGCCAGGATCTCGATGCGCAGATCCTCGGCGGGGTTTTCCATGATCCAAATCTGCAATTTGCGCAGGTCCTGGTTCTTGGTGGCTTCGCTCACCAGATAGCCGCTGAACTGGGATTGTCCGCCGGGGCGTTTGAGGAACATCACCAGGTAGCGGGCAACGTTCAGTGCCTGCTCCTGGCCCCAGTCCTCTTCCACCAGGGACAACGCGAGATCGATGCCGGAGGTGATGCCGCCCGATGTCGAGATGGGCGCGTCGCGGACGAAGATCCGATCGGGCTCGACCTTGATCAAGGGGTAGTCGGCGGTCAGCCGATCGCAGTAAGCCCAATGTGTGGTGGCGCAGCGGCCGTCCAGCAAGCCGGTCTTGGCCAGGAGGAAGGCGCCGGTGCAGACCGAGACCAGACGCCGCACCCGCGAGGACATGTAGAGCACCCAGGCCATCAGGTCCGGGTCGGCCAGGATTGCGTTGACGTCGGGAGAGCCCGGCATGATGAGGGTGTCGATGTCGCCGTTGACTTCACCGTAGGCCCCATCGGCGTGAATCCTGAGGCCACAGGAGGCGGTGACAGGGCCCGCCTGTTTGGCCAGCACCCGGATGTTGTAGACCGGTTCGGTAGACAGCCCCGCCATCTGCCTGCCCAGATTGGTGAAGGAGAACACCTCCATGGGACCGGTGAGGTCGATGATCTCGACACCATCGAAGGCGACGATGGCGACATTCCTCACCCGGTGGGGAAACAACTCCGCGTGCGATTCTGGCTTTCGGACCATGGCAATACCACCTCTCCTGATCGGTTGCTCCACGCCACCTTCTGATGGCTCCGCCCTGCGCCCAGCCTGGCCAAGCCTGCGGGGGGGCAAGCCCCTCGCATTGCCTGCGCCAGATCGGTGCAAAATGGGGATGAGTGACATGCTCGCGCCAAGTTGGCGCGGGCACAATGACAATCTGCCCTCTTTTTCTGCCAAACCGATCGGACACACATGAGGACATTACCTTTGGGTCGTTTCCGGACTGTCAGGACAAAGCCTCGGAAATCGCGGCAAAGGGCACTGAACGTCTAAAGCTGACGCAAAGCCCCTCGCGCCAACTCAAGGATCCGGTCTGTCAGGATCTGCCTGGCGCTGGTCTTGCGCCAGACCAGCCCGACAATGCGCCGCGGGGCGGGTTCGGTGAAGGGCAGGTAGCGGATCTCCGGATCGTCGGAGCGGGCGGCGATTCGGGGCATCAGGGTGAGGCCGCTGCCCGCCTTGACCATCATGCGCAGGGTTTCCAGGCTGGTGGCACGAAAATCCGCTTCTTCATGACCGCCGTGCTGGTAACACACATCCAGAGCCTGATCCCGCAGGCAATGGCCTTCATCCAATAGCAGCAGCTTCACCTGGCGCAATTCGGCCGGGTCAATCTGCGCGCGGCCTGCCCACGGATGGGTGGCTGGAAGCGCCAGCAGGAAAGGATCCTCGAAGATCTTCATCGCCACCAGCGCCGGGTCGTTCACCGGCAGCGCCAGCAGGGCCGCATCGCACTGGCCCGCCTTGAGACGCTCCACCAGGACGTCGGTCTTCTCTTCCACCAGGAGCAGCTTCAGCTTGGGCAGAGCCCGGCTTATCTCCGGCACCAGGCAGGGAAAGACATAGCTGGCCAGGGTGGGAAACGCACCCAGGCGGAAGCTTCCGGCCAGCGGGTCGCGGGAGCTCTCGGCGATGGTCTTGATCAGGTCCACCTCGCCCAGGATGCGCCGGCTCGCCTCCAGGATACGCTCGCCCGGCTCGGTCAGGCGCACCGAGCGGTTGCTGCGTTCGAACAGCGTGACGCCCAGTTCTTCCTCCAGTTTCTTGATCTGCATGCTGAGGGTGGGCTGGCTGACGAAGCAGGCTTCGGCCGCCTGACTGAAGTTCTTCAGGTCGGCGACGGTCACTAGATATCGAATATCCCGAAGATTCATGACGGCTCAGGCTGGGCGTTGGCGAGGCCATTAATTATAGATATGGTCGATTATAAAAATAAGAACAAACGATTTTATTTATTTATGCAAGCACCCCAGACTATCTCCCAAGCCAGACGGCCGACCGGACTGGCTGATCCATCAACCCGATACCAACAGGAGCACGACCATGAACACTTCGATCCGTCACATCATCACCGCCGCCGCTATCGTTAGCGCTTCCGCCACGGGCAATGCCTGGGCCCACGGGGCGCAGGACGCCGGCATGCACCCCATCGCAGATGCGGCCATCGTCTACAACAACACGGCCTATGCCCAGACCCAATCCAGCCCGCCCCAAACGGCAAGCGCCGGCGAAGCCGCCACCGTCCTCGTGCTCTATGTGGACCAGGCCCACGGCCCGGCCATATACAGCTACCCAGGCCGCGCGGAAGTGCAGGCCATTGAAAGCTGCGCCGCGCCGCGCTGGGTGGTCCAATGACCGGCGTGGAGATTGGCATGCTGGCCGAGATGACCGCCACACTGGCCTTCTCCCTCGGGTATTGCCTGCGCTTCGACCACCGCATGGAGCGATTGCAGGCCGAGTCGGGCAACGCGTCTGAACCGGTCAGTCCAGGGAGGATGGATGCCAATACGTAGCGAGATAACACCAGCCGGGCAAGGAATCGCCCGGCTGTCCGCCCGTCCAGGCTTTACCCGACACCGCGGATGTGCGCCGCGCCGCTTGGTGCCATAATTCGCCCGGACCCCGGTCGACTGCCGGGCTCGGCGCCGCGGCACATGCCCGCCGGCAACCTCGGACTTCCAATCAAGCAATCGCAGGCTCACCATGAACGTTCCCGCCAAGAGCCAATGGACCGTCAGCGCCAGCAGCGGCGATGCCCGCGCCGCCATCGACGACGCCTATTCCACCCACTGGGCCTGTGCGCCAGGCGCGGACTCCTGGCTGGTTATCGACCTGGGCCAAGCCGCGACCCTGGGCGGTATCGAGATCTACTGGGGCCGGTTGTTCGCGGACGTCTACACCATCGAATCCTCGCTGGACGGCCAGGCCTGGTCGCCGCTGTGCGCCACCGCCTATGGGGAGGGCGGTCAGAATGTGTTCGCCTTTCCGCCCGCTGAAGCCCGCTACCTGCGCTGGCGCGGGGCCAACAAGTCCCAGGACAAGGGCGTGGAGATCGTGGAGATCAATGTTTACGGTCCCGAGAACGCCGCCAAGGTGTTGGAGCCGGGACGCATCGCCGCCTTGGGCCATGGCGCGGTGCGTATCCCCACGGGCGAGAGCCTGACCGTGGATTTCGGCTATGTGCGCTCGCCCTTGGGCGTTCTGGTGAAATGGGGGGCGGACTACGGCAAGCACTTTTCCGTGCACCTGTCCGACGACGGCGAGACCTTCCGGGAGGTCGGCCGCATCGACACGGGCAACGGGGATTACGACAACTTCTACTGGCGCATCACCACCAGCCGTTACCTGCGCTTCAGCGTGCACCAGGCCAGCAGCCCGGAGGGCGTCGTGATCGAGGAACTCAAGCTGCGCATCCTCAACAAGGACCGCATGCCCATCGGCCAACTGGAGCGGGCGGCACAGGCCGCGCGCGCCGACCTCTATCCCCAGTCCTTGCTGGCCCGCCAACTTTACTGGACCGTTCTGGGTGAATGGGACCACCCGGAAGAGGCCCTGTTCGACGAATACGGCAACCTGGAGCCGCAGATGGGCTCGGCCCAGATCATGCCCCTGCTGCGGCTGGACGGCGCCTTGCACGGCGCGGCGGGGGCAGAGGACCTGGCCCAGAGCCTGGCCGAAGGTTCCCTGCCGATCCCCTCGGTCGCCTGGTCGCAGTCCGGGCTTGCGCTCACTTCGACGGCCCTGGCGCGCGGCGGCGCCGCATTCGTGGAACACCGGCTGAGCAATCCCACGTCGCGGCATCTTTCGGGCTCCCTGGTCCTGGCCCTGCGCCCGGTGCAGATCAATCCCTACTGGCAGCACGGCGGCCACGCCCCGGTCAATGCCATCGAGGTGGAGGGGCGGCAGATCCGGGTCAATGGGCGCCCTTTCGCGGCCCTGTCCCGCGCCCCGGACAGCCTGACGGTCTGCGATTTCGACCAGGGCGATGTGGTCAGCCAGATCGCGCAAGGCCCGCTGCCGACAGGGGCCAGCCTGCAATCGATGTCCGGTCTGGTGAGCGCCGCCTTCGAGTTCGCATTCGAACTAGCGCCCGGCGATAGCACGTCGGTCGTCGTGGCGGCGGCCCTGCGCGAGGGCGTTACGCTCGATGCCGCGGTCGACTTCCCGTCCCTCAAGGCGGCGACCCTCTCCGCCTGGCGCGAGAAGATCGGCCCGCGCCGGATCAGCGTCGGCGACCTCGAAGTCAGCGACACGGTGGAGGCCCAGACAGGCCTGATCCTGGTGAACGCCACGCGGCACGCCTTCAAGCCAGGGCCGCGCAATTACGACCGGGTCTGGATCCGCGACGGTTCATCCCAGGCGCTGGCCCTCCTCTACGCCGGCCTGATCGAGGAAGCCAAGACCTATGCGGCCTGGTATGCGGAGCGGGTCTATCCCAACGGCATGGTGCCGCCTATCCTCAACCCGGACGGCACGGTCAACCGCGGCTATGGCAGCGATATCGAATTCGACGCCCAGGGGCAGTTGGTGGACATGGTCGCCGACATCTACCGCATCAGCGGCGACCAGGATTTCCTGCGCGCGGTCTACGAACCCGTGCTGCGCGCCACCCGCTTCATCGAGGAACTGGTCGCCCGCACCAACGCCATCCATGAACCGGAAAGCCGCTTCTATGGCCTGCTGGCGCCTTCCATCAGCCATGAGGGCTACAACAAGCCCACCTACAGCTACTGGGACGATTTCTTTGCCTTGAGCGCCTACCGCAATGCGGCCTGGCTGGCGAGGGAACTGGGCGATGAGGCCACCGCCGCCGAGATGGAAGCCAAGGGCAAGGACTTCGCCGCCAACCTGGCGCGCTCCATGCGCCTGACCGCCGAGCGACGGGGGCTGGGCCTGGTGCCCGCCTCCGCGGACCGCGATGACGTCGACCCCACCTCCACCTCCATCGTGTTCGAACTCCTGCGGGTGGACGACGTGCTGCCCGCCGAGTGCATAGGGCCTACCTACGACATGTACCGCGAACACCTGGAAGTGATCCGCAAGCCCGATTTCAAGGGTGGCTTCACCCCTTACGAGATCCGCAACCTGAATGCCTTCGTGGCCCTGGGCCGGTTGGAGGATGCCTACGGACTATTAACGGATTCCCTGAGCTGGCGTCGCCCGCCCGGCTGGCGGCATTGGGCGGAGGTGACCTGGGGCGATCCGCGCGTCGCGGAATACATCGGCGACATGCCCCACACCTGGATCGGTGCCGAGTTTGCGACGGTCATCCGCCGCATGCTGGTGCGGGAAAACGGCGACACCCTGGAATTGCTGCGGGCGGTGCCAGAAGACTGGTGGGCGGGGGATGGCATCGCGCTGCGCGAATTGCCCACCTGTTTCGGGATGCTGAACCTGACGGCGCGCCGCGACGGCGCGAGAGTGACCGTGGAACTGTCCCTGAGCGGCAAGCCGCCCGCCGCCGTCACCCTGCGCTATGCGGGCGCGCAACGCGCCGAAGCCGACGGCGCGGCATGCGTCATCGAGGATGGGCTGATACGCGCACCCTGCTTCAAGCGCCTGGTCATCGAATAGCGAGCGGCAGGCGGGCGCCTCAGCGCCCGCATGGACTCCTCGAAGCTATCAGTCCGTCCCCGGCCGGAACTGATACAGCCAGGTCTCGGTCATGGCATCGCCGTTGCCGCGTATATAAAGCCGCAACTCGACCGGGTCGGTGCCGGTGGGTGTCAGGTCGAAGATGGCCCGCCAGCGCTTGGTGCCTGGGATGGGCTCCATGAAGGCGCCGGAAACGGTGCCCGCTGACGCCGTGATCACCGGCTCCGCCTTCACCGTGTCGCCCCACAGCACGTCCAGGGCTTTGCCGGCGAATTCCACGGCAAACTTGTAGACGCCCTTCGGCCGGGGCTTGCCGGGCTGACCGCCGCGCCCGATGCGCGTCGCCACGCAGCGCGCGCCGGCCGCCGGATAGGGCTCGTCCGCCAGCCAGTGCAATCGGTACTTCAGGCGGTAGGTATTGCCGGCCTTGGCCGGTTCCTTGGGCCGCCAGTAGGCCACCACGTTGTCGTGGATCTCATCGTCGGTGGGCAGTTCGATCAGTTCAATAGCACCCGCGCCCCAGTCGCTGAGAGGCTCCACCCACAGGGTCGGACGCTTTTCGTAATTGACGCCGTCCAGATAATCCTCGAACTGGCGGTCGCGCTGCATCAGGCCGAAACCCTTGGGCGCGTGGTCGCTGAAGCTGGAGGTCACCGCGAAGGGCTGGTTGATGAGCGGGCGCCACAAGCGCTCGCCGGCGCCGGTCCAGATGGCCAGTCCGTCGGAATCGTGCACTTCGGGACGCCAGTCCTCGCGGCGGCGCTTTTCCGTCTCGCTGAACCAGTACATGGAGGTCAGGGGTGCCAGCCCTAGGCGCTTGATGTCCTTGCGCAGGAACAGCGCCGCTTCGATGTCCTGCACCACCCCCGCCGTGCGCTTAATGGCGAAGCGGTAGGCGCCGGTGAGGCTGGGGCTGTTGAGCAGGGCATAGACCAGCACCGGCTGGTCTTCCTTGCCGGATTCCTCAATGAAGAACTCGGTGAAGTCCGGGAATTCCTCGGGTATAGGCTCGGCCGAGTCCACGATGGCGCCGCGCGCCGACAATCCGTACTGGCCCAACTCGCCGATGGCGCGGAAATAGGCAGCGCCCAGAAAGGCCACCCAATCCTGGGTGCGCCAGTCCTTGCGCTTGCGCGACTCCTGCAGGCGGAAGCCGGCAAAGCCCGTGTCTTCCGGCAGCTTGCGGGCGATGCTGTTCTTGGGCATGGAGAAGTAGTCCGGGCTGTAGAGGATCTCCTTCGCCTTGCCACCCTCGATCACATGCATCTTCACGGATTTCTGGAAGAACTGGCCCACATGGAAGAAGGTCACCGGGTAGAGCCCGGGTCCTTCCGCATACAGGGCCGCTTCCGGCCGGTACTTGATGCTGCCCCAGGCGTCGTAATCGATCTGCTGAACGATGTCCGGTCGCGGCTTGGGCGGCGACTCGTAGGCGGACTTGGACAGGGCGGATGCCCGCTCCACCAGCTTGTCGAAGCTGAAGGCCTCGCCCGGGCCATAGCGCAATCCGCCCGCAGAGGCCGGAACGGCACGGGCCAGGTTGCTGATGGCGGCGCCCAGGGTCAAGGTGGAGACAGATTGGAGGAACTTGCGTCGGCTCGTCTTCAGGAACATGGGTGTCTTTTCGTTCTAGTTAGTAGTGCGTAGACGGATTGACAGTCTATTGCCTAATCCGCATCGCGCCAAGCAGTCGCCGGCCGGCGACGAGCCGCGTATGCTGTGAATTCGCACTAATTCAATTGTCCGCCCCCCCATGATGAGTTCCACCCCCCAGGACATGGCGCTGGAAGCGCGGATCATACCGATCACCCCGGCGATTCAGGTCTCCTCAGTGTGGGCGGTACCCCCCGAATATCGAAGCCGTCCCGATGCGGCCGTCATCCTGGCCCATGGTGCCGGGAACGACATGAACCACCCCTTCATGGAGCATTTTCACCGCGCCATTGCCGCCGCCGGGCACCTTTGCGTCAAGTTCAACTTTCCGTACAAGGAACTCGGGCGCAAGGCGCCGGACCGCATGCCTATGCTGGAAGCCACCTGGCGCGCCGTGCTGCAGGCCGTGCGCGATGACGCCGACCTGGCTCCCAAGCGGCTATTCCTGGCCGGCAAGAGCATGGGCGGACGCGTCGCCTCCCATCTAGCGGCCCAGGGCGAGGCCTGCGCTGGGCTGATTTTTCTTGGCTACCCGCTACATCCCGCGAAGCAGCCGGAAAAGCTCCGGGTGGATCATTGGCCCGGGCTGCACTGCCCGGTGTTGTTCGTGGAGGGCACCCGCGACACCCTGTGCGACCTGGACACCCTTAAAACCCATCTGCCGGGCATTCCAGGCTCGGTAAGCCTGCACATCGTCGAAGGCGGCGATCACTCCTTCAAGGTGCCCGCGTCGCTGGGCAAGGACCAGGCAAAAGTCTGGAACGAGGCGGCCTCGGCCGTCAGCCATTGGTTGAAGAGCTTCGGGTGAAGGCAGTCTTTCAGGGCTAAGGTTTTTCCCGCAGGCTTGACGCTGCCGCCCGCCATCGTCTATCGTGCCCTCCGCTTCAGGTGTCCCTGTGACCAGGGATTAAACGGGAAGCCGGTGCGCTCCAGCATGGGAGCTAGGCCGGCGCTGCCCCCGCAACGGTAAGCGAGTCGCGGAACAACTGGATGCCACTGTGCGTATGCA is a window encoding:
- a CDS encoding alpha/beta hydrolase family protein gives rise to the protein MMSSTPQDMALEARIIPITPAIQVSSVWAVPPEYRSRPDAAVILAHGAGNDMNHPFMEHFHRAIAAAGHLCVKFNFPYKELGRKAPDRMPMLEATWRAVLQAVRDDADLAPKRLFLAGKSMGGRVASHLAAQGEACAGLIFLGYPLHPAKQPEKLRVDHWPGLHCPVLFVEGTRDTLCDLDTLKTHLPGIPGSVSLHIVEGGDHSFKVPASLGKDQAKVWNEAASAVSHWLKSFG
- a CDS encoding discoidin domain-containing protein, which produces MNVPAKSQWTVSASSGDARAAIDDAYSTHWACAPGADSWLVIDLGQAATLGGIEIYWGRLFADVYTIESSLDGQAWSPLCATAYGEGGQNVFAFPPAEARYLRWRGANKSQDKGVEIVEINVYGPENAAKVLEPGRIAALGHGAVRIPTGESLTVDFGYVRSPLGVLVKWGADYGKHFSVHLSDDGETFREVGRIDTGNGDYDNFYWRITTSRYLRFSVHQASSPEGVVIEELKLRILNKDRMPIGQLERAAQAARADLYPQSLLARQLYWTVLGEWDHPEEALFDEYGNLEPQMGSAQIMPLLRLDGALHGAAGAEDLAQSLAEGSLPIPSVAWSQSGLALTSTALARGGAAFVEHRLSNPTSRHLSGSLVLALRPVQINPYWQHGGHAPVNAIEVEGRQIRVNGRPFAALSRAPDSLTVCDFDQGDVVSQIAQGPLPTGASLQSMSGLVSAAFEFAFELAPGDSTSVVVAAALREGVTLDAAVDFPSLKAATLSAWREKIGPRRISVGDLEVSDTVEAQTGLILVNATRHAFKPGPRNYDRVWIRDGSSQALALLYAGLIEEAKTYAAWYAERVYPNGMVPPILNPDGTVNRGYGSDIEFDAQGQLVDMVADIYRISGDQDFLRAVYEPVLRATRFIEELVARTNAIHEPESRFYGLLAPSISHEGYNKPTYSYWDDFFALSAYRNAAWLARELGDEATAAEMEAKGKDFAANLARSMRLTAERRGLGLVPASADRDDVDPTSTSIVFELLRVDDVLPAECIGPTYDMYREHLEVIRKPDFKGGFTPYEIRNLNAFVALGRLEDAYGLLTDSLSWRRPPGWRHWAEVTWGDPRVAEYIGDMPHTWIGAEFATVIRRMLVRENGDTLELLRAVPEDWWAGDGIALRELPTCFGMLNLTARRDGARVTVELSLSGKPPAAVTLRYAGAQRAEADGAACVIEDGLIRAPCFKRLVIE
- a CDS encoding GlxA family transcriptional regulator, coding for MVRKPESHAELFPHRVRNVAIVAFDGVEIIDLTGPMEVFSFTNLGRQMAGLSTEPVYNIRVLAKQAGPVTASCGLRIHADGAYGEVNGDIDTLIMPGSPDVNAILADPDLMAWVLYMSSRVRRLVSVCTGAFLLAKTGLLDGRCATTHWAYCDRLTADYPLIKVEPDRIFVRDAPISTSGGITSGIDLALSLVEEDWGQEQALNVARYLVMFLKRPGGQSQFSGYLVSEATKNQDLRKLQIWIMENPAEDLRIEILAEHMAMSTRNFARVFQEETGMTPAKFVEKARVDAARHLLGSTDHRIDSIAVMAGFGDQERMRRAFLRNIGINPQDYRARFRPQGPKPAPSLTERHLEAHKTALNAF
- a CDS encoding hydrogenase maturation protein — protein: MRILLLSSAYNSLTQHAHVELKALGHWVGVAVATTGDAMREAVNQFRPELILCPMLAQVIPRDIWEQHTCLILHPGIVGDRGGNSLDWSILNREPEWGVTVVQAAEHVDSGPIWATYEFKMREASKSSLYRDEVTRAAVRAMLVAVRRFQSGLFVPAPLDYSRPGVRGRYRPFVKFEARRIDWESDSVATILRKIRSGDGAPGVLDEIGGIPVYLFGAHEEGTLVGKPGQIIAKRHGAICRAAVDGAVWISHLRRRGDAAEHFKLPATMVLGDQLSDVPEVPLPVQAPARAASFRDIWYEEHNDVGYLNFRFYNGAMGTDHCRRLEQAMLYARQRPMRVIVLMGGRDFWSNGIHLNLIEAAADPAQESWENINAMDDFVRSLLTATDQLTIAALYGSAGAGGVMMATAADRVLAREGIVLNPHYKGMGGLYGSEYWTYTLPKRVGIERALQLTEQCLPVSVHEAKAMGLIDDVVIQDDLGNGSFGRFREQIIRIAEAMASRPDFEKLLADKRAAREADEAVKPLEQYRIEELVEMSRNFWGEDRSYHLARTAFVRKQPRPGHLKCSVALEQACGNEHCDAARGEEANRCALAAAGWSASLGGRAPDEQSASAVRAA
- a CDS encoding glucan biosynthesis protein, translating into MFLKTSRRKFLQSVSTLTLGAAISNLARAVPASAGGLRYGPGEAFSFDKLVERASALSKSAYESPPKPRPDIVQQIDYDAWGSIKYRPEAALYAEGPGLYPVTFFHVGQFFQKSVKMHVIEGGKAKEILYSPDYFSMPKNSIARKLPEDTGFAGFRLQESRKRKDWRTQDWVAFLGAAYFRAIGELGQYGLSARGAIVDSAEPIPEEFPDFTEFFIEESGKEDQPVLVYALLNSPSLTGAYRFAIKRTAGVVQDIEAALFLRKDIKRLGLAPLTSMYWFSETEKRRREDWRPEVHDSDGLAIWTGAGERLWRPLINQPFAVTSSFSDHAPKGFGLMQRDRQFEDYLDGVNYEKRPTLWVEPLSDWGAGAIELIELPTDDEIHDNVVAYWRPKEPAKAGNTYRLKYRLHWLADEPYPAAGARCVATRIGRGGQPGKPRPKGVYKFAVEFAGKALDVLWGDTVKAEPVITASAGTVSGAFMEPIPGTKRWRAIFDLTPTGTDPVELRLYIRGNGDAMTETWLYQFRPGTD
- a CDS encoding LysR substrate-binding domain-containing protein, translated to MNLRDIRYLVTVADLKNFSQAAEACFVSQPTLSMQIKKLEEELGVTLFERSNRSVRLTEPGERILEASRRILGEVDLIKTIAESSRDPLAGSFRLGAFPTLASYVFPCLVPEISRALPKLKLLLVEEKTDVLVERLKAGQCDAALLALPVNDPALVAMKIFEDPFLLALPATHPWAGRAQIDPAELRQVKLLLLDEGHCLRDQALDVCYQHGGHEEADFRATSLETLRMMVKAGSGLTLMPRIAARSDDPEIRYLPFTEPAPRRIVGLVWRKTSARQILTDRILELARGALRQL